TAAAACATTTAATTCAGTTACTAAAGTATCACGAGAGTTCATGTCATTATGATATTTCCCACTCCAAAAGAACGTTTTTCCGTCTTTTACGATTTCAATACCATCAGTGTTGATTCCTTTAGAATTCATCATATCTAAATAATCTTGAGGGAAATCTCCTCCTACTACAGAAACAACTCCAGTTTTTACTCCAAATTGAGAAGCTGCTAATCCAACGAAAGTTCCCGATCCTCCTAAAATCTTATCCGTTTTACCAAATGGTGTTTCAATTGCATCGAACGCTACCGTACCTACTGCTAATAATTTACTCATTTCTTAAATTTAATATGTAATTTTGCACATTCAAATAAAATCTGTCTGTGACAGTGCAAAAATAGTTCTAAAAAATGACTATCAAAGAAATACAAGAAGAAATTATTGACGAGTTCTCAATGTTTGAGGATTGGATGGAGCGTTATGAATATATTATTGAATTAGGAAAGTCTTTACCTCTTATTGATGCAGCCTATAAATTAGATGAAAATTTAATTAAAGGATGTCAGTCAAAAGTATGGTTGCATTCTGATTTAGAGGGAGATATTTTAAAATTTACTGCAGATAGTGATGCTATTTTAACAAAAGGGATAGTAGCGTTATTATTGCGTGTTTTTTCCGACCAATCACCACAAGCCATACTAGATGCAGATACGGCTTTTATTGACGAAATCGGATTAAAAGAACACTTAAGTCCAACACGTGCGAATGGATTAGTGTCGATGGTAAAACAAATTAAAATGTATGCAATCGCGCAACAATCTAAGTTGAGCAATTAATACAAATGCTATAAAATCTATGAAAAAGAATTATTATTTGCTTATTGCTATGATTATGTTAATAGTTTCTTGTTCAAGTAACGAAGAACCTATTAAGAAGAACCTAAAATTACCTGTAAAGCTTGAACAAGTAGAACTGGCCGAATCAAATGTGTCTAACTATATATATGATGAAGACAATAGATTAGTAAAGATATTAACAGGAAAAGGAGATGTTGTCATAGATGAAGTAGTTTACAGCAGCGGTAATCTAATAAGATTAAATCAACCAGGAGGTACTGCTGATGTGTACGAGTATGATGATAGTGTAATAAAAAAGCACACAAGACTGCAGGATAATGTTCCTGTAGAAATAAATGAATATACATATAAAGATGGCATCGTGATTACGGAAAAAGTAACATTTAAGTTTAGGATTCCTGAAATTATCACTGTTTATAATTATGACTATAGCCTTGGTTCTAATATTGTAAAAAAGGTAAACGCTATAGATTCAAAGGATTTTGAAGTAATTGTATACGATGGGAAAAAATTTCCATTTTCTGGAGCAGACTATTTAAAAAGAGTTTTTCCTTTTACATCATATGGTAATGTTATAGAACAAAAGTCATATACTAACAATGTTTTGAGTTCTACAACAACAAACACGATTACTTATGATAATGATGATTTTCCAGTTAAAATAGTTGTTAAAGCTGTTAACGGTAGTGGAGATTATATTTGGGGAGAAACTAGAAATTATACATACAATCAATAAAAAAATGACTGAAGATAAATTAGAAGAATTAGGAGACAAGATAGTAAGGGTGTTGAAAACGATTTTCGATCCAGAAATCCCGGTAGATATTTATGAGTTAGGATTGATATATGATGTTTTTGTATCAGAAGAAAATGATGCAAAAATATTAATGACCCTAACATCACCAAATTGTCCAGTAGCTGAAACTTTACCTGTTGAGGTAGAAGATAAAGTGAAGTCTTTAGATGAGATAAATAATTGTGAGGTTGAAATTACATTTGATCCTACCTGGACGCAAGACATGATGAGTGAAGAAGCTAAATTAGAATTAGGACTTTTGTAAAATGGCAGATGAAATAATAAATAGAGTAGCAAATAGTAGTTTAATAACTATTGACTTAGAAGATTTTTATCCTAAAGGAAGTCGTGTTGTTTTTGATGTAAAAGACTGGCTATTTGAAGGGCTTATTTTGAGAGAAAAAGATTTTAGAGAACAGGTTAAAAATCATGATTGGAACCAATATAAAGATTGTTATGTAGCATTAACTTGTTCTACTGATGCAATCATTCCTTCATGGGCCTATTTATTATTAACCACAGAATTAGCTGTATATACACATAAGGTAGTTGTAGGTGATTTAGAACTATTGGAAACAGTACTTTATCAAGAAATTATTAATGATATTAACGTTGAAGAATACGAAAATAAACCTGTTATCGTAAAAGGATGTGCTAATAAACCTATTCCCCCATCAGCATATACCTTATTAATAGAAAAAATACAACCTATTGCTAGAACTATTATGTTTGGTGAAGCATGTTCAACAGTCCCTCTATTTAAAAAGAAAAAATAACCCTATAGGAAACTTCAAAATGAAAAAACTACTACTAATTGTTTTCATTTGTTGTACTCAAATAGCCCTAACTCAAGAAAAAAAAGATAGTATTCCTAAAAAATGGACCGTTGGAGGAAAGCTAACTTTTTTACTAAATCAATCTTCATTTTCGAATTGGACTGCAGGAGGTAGTAATACTGTTGCAGGGAATATTGGTGTAAACTATGATTTCAATTATAAAAAGAAGAATTGGAACTGGGATAATAAAATAATTTCTAGTTACGGATTGAGTTATGTAGATGAACAAGGAGTTCGAAAAACAGATGATAGATTTGAATACAATTCATTATTAGGGTTAAAAGCTCAACGTTATTGGTTTTTCTCTTTCTTTAGTAATTTCAAAACTCAGTATACCAAAGGATACGATTACAAACAAGAACCTAAAGTAGAAGTTTCTAACTTTTTTGCGCCAGCTTATTGGAGTTTTGGACCTGGTATGTTATGGAAAAAATCAGACAATGAACGTATAAATATTGCTCCAGCAACAGCTCGATTTACCTTTGTTACTGATGAGTTTTCTGGGAAGTATGGTGTTAAAGAAGGAAAAACGACTGACCTGGGTCTTGGTTTTAACTTATCTGCTTACTTCAAATACGTTATAATGGAGGATGTAACAATGGAAAATATTTTAGCAGTATATTCAGATTACTTAAATAATCCTCAAAATATTGATATAGATTACCAGCTTAACTTTTTTGTCAAAGTAAATAAATGGTTGTCTATGAACTTAGGTTTCCATACTATTATTGACGACAATGCTTCAAGTAAAATACAGTTTAAAGAAGTCTTTGGTTTAGGGATAAACTATCTTTTTCATCAAAAGTGACTTTTTTAAAATATCTTTGTCTAACTAAAGCGAGTACGTATATTTGCGCGCTCAAAAAATCAAAATAGTAAAATAACAAAACAATGAAAAAATTATTAGCTATCGCTGTTTTATTTGGAGCTTTAACAGTAAGTGCACAAGAAAAAAAGGAAGAAAAGAAGGAAGGTTGGAAAAAAGAAGGGAATATTAGTTTTTTATTCAATCAATCTGCATTCAATAATTGGTTAGCTGGGGGTACAAATAGTATCTCTGGAACTTTAGGGTTAAATTATGATTTTAATTATGTTAAGGGAGATTGGACCTGGGACAATAAATTGATCGCTTCTTATGGTTTAACTAAATTAAAAGGACAAAGCGTACAAAAAACAGATGACCGATTAGAGTTAAATTCGTTATTAGGTAAAAAAGCTACTGGGAACTGGTATTATTCGGCGTTTTTTAATTTTAAAACACAAATGTCTTCTACGGATGTGGAAGGAGTTCAAACATCGCATTTTTTCTCCCCAGCATATTTTCAGTTTGGACCTGGTATGTTATGGAAGAAACACGATAATTTAAAAGTAAATATTGCTCCAGCAACATCAAAATTAGTGGTTGTAGCTAGCGATTTTACTGATGGTTTACCTGCCGGAGCGTCTTATTTTGGAGTAGCTCCAAACGAAACAACTCGTTATGAATTAGGAGCTGCTATTAGTGGGTACTATAAATTTGAAATAATGGAAAATGTTTCTGTTGAAAATATTTTAAACTTATACAGTAATTATTTAGAAGATTTTCAAAATGTTGATATCGACTATACAGTAAATGTTGTTATGAAAATTAATAAATATTTGTCTGCTAACTTAGCGTTACAAACTATTTATGATGATAATGCCTTTAGAGGTTTTCAAACAAGAGAAGTATTTGGTTTAGGGGTTAACTATATTTTTTAATTCGAAACCATTTAGATAAAAATAATAAACCTTAAGAAGAAATTCTTGAGGTTTTCTTTTTTGTGTATTTTTGACTAAAATTTTGAAAAATGACTTTATTAATAGTTTTTGCAATTGTATCTATCTTCTTTTCGTTTCTATGTTCCATTTTAGAAGCAGTTTTACTGAGTGTTACTCCAACATTTATCAATGTAAAAAAGAAAGAAGGAAAGGTTTTTGCAACAGAGTTAGAAGAGCTTAAAAAAGATGTTGATAAGCCGTTAATTGCCATTTTAACCTTAAACACTATTGCGCATACTGTAGGTGCAATTCTTGTGGGTGTGCAAGCAAAAGTAGCATATACAGAATTATATGGTAGTAATAAAGTTTCATATTTCGGAGTAGAATTTACAGAAGAGTTAATGGTAGGGGTAGTTTCTTCTATAATGACAATACTTATTTTGGTGGCATCTGAAATTATTCCTAAAACCATCGGGGCAACGTACTGGAAGAAATTAGCTGGGTTTACCTCAAAAACATTAAAGATTTTAATGTTCCCATTAAAATGGACAGGTATTTTATGGTTGCTTCAATTAACAACTAAATTAATAGGAGGAAAAGGGGCACATGGAGAAAGTGTGTTGAGTAGAGAAGACTTTCATGCCATGACAGATATTGCAGAACAAGAAGGAGTGTTTAAAGAGAGTGAAAGTAAAGTTATTCGTAACATGATTAACTTTAAAGAAGTGCAGGCAAAACATATTATGACACCTCGTACTGTGTTAAAAACTGCTGATGAAAATCAAACAATACAGTCCTTTTTTGAAGAAAATAAATCGTTGCGTTTTTCAAGAGTACCGGTCTATGCTAATAATCCAGATAACATAACGGGCTATATACTAAAAGATCAAATGTTGTTGGCAATGGTTGAGAATAAAGGAAATGAACCTTTAAGCTCTATCAAAAGAAATATAATGGTAGCTTCTCGTGATTTGTCAATTCCAAGCTTGTTTGAAAAGTTAATTGAACAAAGAGAACATTTAGCTTTAGTAGTTGATGAATACGGATCTGTAAGTGGTTTAGTTACCCAAGAAGATGTAATTGAAACCTTGCTAGGTTTTGAGATTATGGATGAGAGTGATAATGTAGCAGATCTTCAAAATTTAGCTAGAAAGAGTTGGGAAAACAGGGCTAAACGTTTAGGGATTATCGAAAGTGAAGAAAATAAAGACGAATAGTTTATTCGTCTTTTTCAAAAGTTAAATATACCGGAAAGTGATCTGAGTATCCTCCTTGATGCCAAGGACCAATATAGGTTCTAAACGGGCTATTTTTATATTTTCCTTTATAGCTTCGCATCCAATCTTTTGCGAAAATTTTAGCTTTTAAAAAACTATGGTAACTATCCTGCTCAAAAAAGTTTTTGGAGATAATTATTTGGTCAAACAAATGCCATTCTTTGTAAAAAGTTAAAGTCCCCTTACCTTTTTTGTATAAGCTTTTCATTGGGTTGTAAAAGTTCTCAGAAACTAAGTGTTCCTCTATACTTTCACTAGTAGGATTATCATTGAAGTCTCCCATAATTAATATTTTAGGATTTTCTGTTTCCTTTTTAATTTCATCAATGATGTAACGATTCAACTCAGCTGCCTTAATTCGTTTGTGTTTTGTTTCCTCTTCACCTTCTCTTCTTGAAGGCCAATGATTCACAATAATATAAACAAGTTCGTTGTATAAGCTTCCTTTTACTAACAATACATCTCTAGTATAATCTGGAGAACCATCATCATCTACCAAGTTTAAAGAATATGTTTTAGAAGAAAGTTCAATAAAAAAGTTTCTGTTATAAATTAACGATACATCAATACCTCTTTCATCGTTAGATTCAAAATGGATATAATCATAGTTGTATTTTAAAAGGTTGTTATGGCGAACTAAATCTTTTACAACGGTTGCGTTTTCTACTTCAACTAATCCCATAATTACGGGAGGGATATTTGCATGTTCCTTTCCCATTTGAGAAATTACAGAAGTGATTTTTTTTATCTTCTGATAATATTTTTTTTTGTTCCAACGGTGTTTTCCTGTTGGTGTAAAATCATCATCTGCCGTATGTGGATTGTTCACTGTATCAAATAAATTTTCAACATTGTAAAATCCAACTGTAAAATTGTTTTTTCTTCTACTTTTCAATTTAAATAAGTATTAAAATGAGGTTCCCCAAGGTATGAATTAATTATGTTTTAACACTTAAAATTACTTGGTTTTTAAGTTTTAATGGTTTGCAATAGAGCTGTTTTGTTAACTATATATTTTTTGATTGTAAATATTGATAAAAAATAAGAATAAATGGGAGAATTCTTAAAAAGTAACAATGTTAACTCTTTGTAAATAGGGAGCTTATTTAATGTGTAAATAACGAATAAAGAAGCTTTTAATAACTCAGATAATTAAAAAAAAGAGGAACTCTAAAGTATGTTTGTAATGCGTTTAGATAAGACGTAATTATTAACTTTTTAAACTTAAAAAAATGAAAAAATTAGTTGTTCTTTTAGTAGTAATGTTATTAAGCGCCCCTTCTTTTGCGGTTAATGACAATCCAGCAAAAAATGAAATTAGAAGCAAAATTGTAAAGCTTTTAGGAAGCACAGATTTTGCTGTACGTGAAGATGTAAAAACAAATGTTGATTTCTTAATTAATAAAAAAGGCGAATTAGTAGTCTTAAATATTGATTGTGCGAATCAGGAAATATGTGATTACGTAAAGTCTAGATTAAACTATAAGAAAATAGCGAGTGAATTAATATTAAAAAATAAGGTTTATAGAATGCCATTAGTGGTAAAGGCAAATTAAGATAAAACTTTAGTTGTGTTTAGAACCTCATTATTGATAATGAGGTTTTTTTATACTCTTTTTATAACATTGGTAACAATACCCCAAACGATAAAGTTGTTTTCTTCTGTTATTTCTATAATCGGATACTCAGGGTTTTCAGGTTTTAACCAAACTTTATCATGTTCAACGCGCAATCTTTTTACAGTAAATTCTCCATCTAAAAAACAAACGGCTATTTTACCATTTGTAGGAGGAATACTTCTGTCAATAACTAATAAATCATTATCGTCCAATCCTGCATTAATCATTGATTGACCACTTACTTTAGCAAAAAAGGTAGTTTCTTTATTTCTTATCAATTCTTCATCTAATGAAATACGAGTCTCTTCAAAATCATTGGTAGGAGAAGGGAACCCAGCTGAAATACCAATATCAATAAATAAGGAACCCTCGGAGGTACTTTTTTTAGGAGTGAATATGGTAAGAGGTTTCGCGGGTTTTAGTTTCATAATATACCGTTGTTTTATGGTGTGTTTGATAAACTAGTTTTAACAGTTAGATTTAGCTTTTCTTTTGAAAAGATGTTTGAGTTTATAAACTTTCACTAAGAGAATAAAAGTTGTTGTAATCAGCTTAAGCAAATATAGAAGTAAAGATAAGAAATTTGTACTTTTGTGCTCTATGATTGAAACTAGAGTAGCAATATCTGAAAAAGCGGTTTTAATAGGTATTATAACCCAACATCAAGATGAAAATCAAGCAGAAGAATATTTAGATGAATTGGAGTTTTTAACGGAAACTGCAGGAGGAGTAGCTGTAAAGAGATTTGTACAGAAAATGGAGAAGCCAAATCCTAAAACATTTTTAGGAACTGGTAAGCTTGATGATGTTAAGATGTATATTGAATCTAACAATATTGGTACTGCTATTTTTGATGATGAATTATCACCAGCACAGTTAAGAAATATTGAACGTATTTTGGACTGTAAAATTTTGGATAGAACAAATCTTATCTTAGATATTTTTGCTGGGAGAGCACAAACTAGTTCGGCAAAGGCGCAAGTGGAGTTGGCACAATACCAATATTTATTACCACGTTTAACAAGAATGTGGACTCACCTCGATAAACAAAAAGGGGGAATTGGTATGCGTGGGCCGGGAGAAACAGAGATTGAAACTGACCGTCGTATCATTCGTGATAAAATTTCGTTATTAAAAAAGAAGTTAGTTACTATTGATAAACAAATGGCGGTTCAACGTAAGAACCGTGGAAAAATGGTTCGTGTTGCTTTGGTAGGATATACAAACGTAGGTAAATCTACTTTAATGAATGTTGTAAGTAAAAGTGAAGTGTTTGCAGAAAACAAATTGTTTGCTACACTGGATACAACCGTTAGAAAAGTAGTCATTAAAAATATCCCCTTTTTAATGACAGATACTGTTGGGTTTATTCGAAAATTACCAACGCAATTAGTAGAGTCTTTTAAATCTACGTTAGATGAGGTGAGGGAAGCTGACTTATTGTTACATGTTGTAGATATTTCACATCCAAACTTTGAAGATCATATAGCTTCAGTAAATAAAATATTAGGTGAAATAGATAGTTTGGATAAACCAACTGTAATGGTTTTTAATAAAATTGATGCATATACTCATGAAATCATCGAAGAGGATGATTTGACTACTGAAAAGACTAAAAAGCATTATACAATTGAAGACTGGAAAAAGACATGGATGCATGATTTAGAAAAAGAAAGTATTTTTATTTCTGCTCTTAATAAAGATAACCTAGAAAACTTTAAAGAACAGGTATATGAAGAAGTGAAGAAAATTCATGTTCAACGCTTTCCTTATAACGATTTTCTATACGATTACGACTACTAATCACACATAAAAACAAATGAAAAACGCATTAAATTCTTTTTTTTAGAAAAAAAATACTATATTTAATGTGCAAATATGCAATTTTGTTTAACCCTTATAAGTCCCCTAAACGATGAAAAAAATGTATTACCCTTCCCCAAACTTCAGCAGTAATTTATTGATATCTAACTCATCTTTAGCGCTTCTAGTGTCTTAAAGAATTAAAAGATATATCATGAAAAGATTACTGCCATTACTTTTAGTAATGTGCATGTTCCAGCAATCGATAGTTGCTCAGGAAGTGTGTACTACTAATAAAGAATCCGTTGTTGTTGATGTGAATGAAATCGCACCAAAGAAATGCGAGGTTGAAGAGGTGCCTGTAAAAAAAGGAAGCCAAAAGAAAGCCCAAATTTCTAGTAAGCGATATTTTAAGAAAAGAGCACTTGAAAAGCAAGAGGCTATTCAGGTAAATGCATTAACAAATTTGAGCCTAGCTACTCACACAGTTGAGAATGAACATTTAAAAGACGTTAAAGAAAAGGTGCAACAAGTTGTGGCTACTATTTATACAAAAAAGGAAATGAAAGAGAGTGTTTCTTTTGGAGAAGTAGAAAGTATCCCTCAATTTGAATCTTGTAAAGATAGTGGTTTAAGCGGGATAGACTGTTTTAATTATGAGATGAAAAAGCACATTGAAGAGAACTTTACCTATCCAGAAGAAGCGCTGGTTAATGAAATTGAAGGAAATGTTTGGGTGAGCTTTATAATTAATATAAATGGATATGTAGACAATGTTAAAGTTACCGCTCCTAAATATGGTGAATCATTAAAAAAAGAAGCTGTTAGAATAGTTTCTTTGTTGCCAAAGTTTGTTCCTGGTAAGCAAAATGGAGTAGTTACAAATGTCGAGTATACATTTCCAATGAGTTTTACTTTAGCGGAGTAAATGTAATTTATTGGAGGTAAGGTGTTTAGTTTTTTTAGGAAAAAGCCCCTTTTTGAGCAATATTAACAGTTTTTAAAGGAAAAAAACTCTATTTTTGTATGCTAGTTCTGTTAGACCCCAAAACATTATGCTTGATGGAACTAGTGTAAAACTATAATGCCCCCAATATTATGACGAAAATACACCTGCTACTTATATTGGTGATGACAAGCATTACCAGTATTTTCTCACAACAAGAAGTTTGTGAAACCCCTGAAGATTCATTTGATGTGAATAGTATTACAAAATGTGCTGTTCAAGAATCTTCTTCAAAGAAAAAATCAAGACAAATTACGGTAAAAGTTTCTGCAAGCAAACGTTTCTTAAAAAGAAGAGAAGTTGCTCAGAAAAAAGCTGCAACAGGAGTTGGTAATATAGGTACTTCAGGAATACAAAACACTTCGGTTGAAAGTCCAATTGCCAAAGAACTTGCATTAAAAACAAATATCGAAGACCTTAAAAACAAATTATCTGCTGAGGAAGTTAGAAAAGCTTCTAAATTTAGTGAAGTAGATAAAATTCCAGCTTTCAAAGCGTGTAAGAAAACTAAGAAAGGAGAAAGAGTCGATTGCTTTAATGAAGAGATGATGAAGCATATTCAAAAGTATTTTCATTATCCAAGTAAAGCTGTTCAGGAATCGATTCAAGGAGAAGTTTGGGTTCGTTTTATCATTGATAAAGAAGGAAATGTAAAGAACATTAAAACACTAGGTCCTAAAAATGGAGAGACCTTAAACAATGTGGCCAAAAATGTTGTTTACAAATTACCACAATTTTCTCCTGCTAAAAAGAATGGAAGCCGTGTTGCTGTTAAGTATGGATTTCCTATTACATTCTCTTTAGAAGAGTAAGCTTACATACCCTTTTTCAACCAATTCAAAATAAATATATATGTTTAGAAAACTACTCTCAACTATTTTTTTGTTGTGTAGTTTGTCTTTTTACGCACAAACTACCATTGAAGGTAAAGTATTTGATGAATACTTAGAGCCTTTCCAAAGTGCAACAGTAAGAATTGACGATGTAACAGTAGTATCTGATGCTGACGGAAATTTTAAGATTACAACTAGTAAATCTTTACCCGTAAGTATGCAAGTTACTGCTTTTGGTTATCAAACTGAAGTCGTTAATGTTACTAGTTTAGATCAAGAAATTAACGTCATTTTAAAGGAAACTATTTCTTTAGAAGAAGTTGTAGTTTCTGCATCGAGAGCTCCAGAACGAGTTATTGAATCACCAGTAACAATTGAAAGAATGGGGATTACCGATATTAGAAATAATACATCTCCTAGTTTTTATGACGGATTAACAAACTTAAAAGGAGTGGAATCTCGTGAAAGTAGTTATGGATTCAAATCAATTAACACTAGAGGTTTTTCTACATTTGATAATACTCGTTTTGTACAGTTAGTAGATGGAGTTGATAGTTCTGTACCTGCATTGAATTTTTCGTTTGGTAATTATGTAGGGATTTCAGAGTTAGATGTACATAGTGTAGAGATATTACCAGGAGCATCGTCTGCTTTATACGGAGCAAATGCATTTAACGGTATCTTATTAATGAGAAGTAAAAGTCCATTTACCTATACAGGAATTAGTACTTCTTTTAAAACAGGATTTATTTCACAAGAGGCTTCAGCAGATGATGATTTATTCTACGATGTTGGTGTTAGAATGGCATATAAATTTAATGACTACTTAGCGGCGAAAGTTAACTTTAATTATTTTGAAGCAGAAGAGTGGCATGCTGTAGACCAATCAAACACATCTGGAGTAGGTG
The sequence above is a segment of the Tenacibaculum sp. 190130A14a genome. Coding sequences within it:
- a CDS encoding SufE family protein, with amino-acid sequence MTIKEIQEEIIDEFSMFEDWMERYEYIIELGKSLPLIDAAYKLDENLIKGCQSKVWLHSDLEGDILKFTADSDAILTKGIVALLLRVFSDQSPQAILDADTAFIDEIGLKEHLSPTRANGLVSMVKQIKMYAIAQQSKLSN
- a CDS encoding DUF59 domain-containing protein, which gives rise to MTEDKLEELGDKIVRVLKTIFDPEIPVDIYELGLIYDVFVSEENDAKILMTLTSPNCPVAETLPVEVEDKVKSLDEINNCEVEITFDPTWTQDMMSEEAKLELGLL
- a CDS encoding DUF2480 family protein, which gives rise to MADEIINRVANSSLITIDLEDFYPKGSRVVFDVKDWLFEGLILREKDFREQVKNHDWNQYKDCYVALTCSTDAIIPSWAYLLLTTELAVYTHKVVVGDLELLETVLYQEIINDINVEEYENKPVIVKGCANKPIPPSAYTLLIEKIQPIARTIMFGEACSTVPLFKKKK
- a CDS encoding DUF3078 domain-containing protein, which codes for MKKLLLIVFICCTQIALTQEKKDSIPKKWTVGGKLTFLLNQSSFSNWTAGGSNTVAGNIGVNYDFNYKKKNWNWDNKIISSYGLSYVDEQGVRKTDDRFEYNSLLGLKAQRYWFFSFFSNFKTQYTKGYDYKQEPKVEVSNFFAPAYWSFGPGMLWKKSDNERINIAPATARFTFVTDEFSGKYGVKEGKTTDLGLGFNLSAYFKYVIMEDVTMENILAVYSDYLNNPQNIDIDYQLNFFVKVNKWLSMNLGFHTIIDDNASSKIQFKEVFGLGINYLFHQK
- a CDS encoding DUF3078 domain-containing protein, whose translation is MKKLLAIAVLFGALTVSAQEKKEEKKEGWKKEGNISFLFNQSAFNNWLAGGTNSISGTLGLNYDFNYVKGDWTWDNKLIASYGLTKLKGQSVQKTDDRLELNSLLGKKATGNWYYSAFFNFKTQMSSTDVEGVQTSHFFSPAYFQFGPGMLWKKHDNLKVNIAPATSKLVVVASDFTDGLPAGASYFGVAPNETTRYELGAAISGYYKFEIMENVSVENILNLYSNYLEDFQNVDIDYTVNVVMKINKYLSANLALQTIYDDNAFRGFQTREVFGLGVNYIF
- a CDS encoding hemolysin family protein is translated as MTLLIVFAIVSIFFSFLCSILEAVLLSVTPTFINVKKKEGKVFATELEELKKDVDKPLIAILTLNTIAHTVGAILVGVQAKVAYTELYGSNKVSYFGVEFTEELMVGVVSSIMTILILVASEIIPKTIGATYWKKLAGFTSKTLKILMFPLKWTGILWLLQLTTKLIGGKGAHGESVLSREDFHAMTDIAEQEGVFKESESKVIRNMINFKEVQAKHIMTPRTVLKTADENQTIQSFFEENKSLRFSRVPVYANNPDNITGYILKDQMLLAMVENKGNEPLSSIKRNIMVASRDLSIPSLFEKLIEQREHLALVVDEYGSVSGLVTQEDVIETLLGFEIMDESDNVADLQNLARKSWENRAKRLGIIESEENKDE
- a CDS encoding endonuclease yields the protein MKSRRKNNFTVGFYNVENLFDTVNNPHTADDDFTPTGKHRWNKKKYYQKIKKITSVISQMGKEHANIPPVIMGLVEVENATVVKDLVRHNNLLKYNYDYIHFESNDERGIDVSLIYNRNFFIELSSKTYSLNLVDDDGSPDYTRDVLLVKGSLYNELVYIIVNHWPSRREGEEETKHKRIKAAELNRYIIDEIKKETENPKILIMGDFNDNPTSESIEEHLVSENFYNPMKSLYKKGKGTLTFYKEWHLFDQIIISKNFFEQDSYHSFLKAKIFAKDWMRSYKGKYKNSPFRTYIGPWHQGGYSDHFPVYLTFEKDE
- a CDS encoding translesion error-prone DNA polymerase V autoproteolytic subunit, coding for MKLKPAKPLTIFTPKKSTSEGSLFIDIGISAGFPSPTNDFEETRISLDEELIRNKETTFFAKVSGQSMINAGLDDNDLLVIDRSIPPTNGKIAVCFLDGEFTVKRLRVEHDKVWLKPENPEYPIIEITEENNFIVWGIVTNVIKRV
- the hflX gene encoding GTPase HflX, which produces MIETRVAISEKAVLIGIITQHQDENQAEEYLDELEFLTETAGGVAVKRFVQKMEKPNPKTFLGTGKLDDVKMYIESNNIGTAIFDDELSPAQLRNIERILDCKILDRTNLILDIFAGRAQTSSAKAQVELAQYQYLLPRLTRMWTHLDKQKGGIGMRGPGETEIETDRRIIRDKISLLKKKLVTIDKQMAVQRKNRGKMVRVALVGYTNVGKSTLMNVVSKSEVFAENKLFATLDTTVRKVVIKNIPFLMTDTVGFIRKLPTQLVESFKSTLDEVREADLLLHVVDISHPNFEDHIASVNKILGEIDSLDKPTVMVFNKIDAYTHEIIEEDDLTTEKTKKHYTIEDWKKTWMHDLEKESIFISALNKDNLENFKEQVYEEVKKIHVQRFPYNDFLYDYDY
- a CDS encoding energy transducer TonB produces the protein MKRLLPLLLVMCMFQQSIVAQEVCTTNKESVVVDVNEIAPKKCEVEEVPVKKGSQKKAQISSKRYFKKRALEKQEAIQVNALTNLSLATHTVENEHLKDVKEKVQQVVATIYTKKEMKESVSFGEVESIPQFESCKDSGLSGIDCFNYEMKKHIEENFTYPEEALVNEIEGNVWVSFIININGYVDNVKVTAPKYGESLKKEAVRIVSLLPKFVPGKQNGVVTNVEYTFPMSFTLAE
- a CDS encoding energy transducer TonB gives rise to the protein MTKIHLLLILVMTSITSIFSQQEVCETPEDSFDVNSITKCAVQESSSKKKSRQITVKVSASKRFLKRREVAQKKAATGVGNIGTSGIQNTSVESPIAKELALKTNIEDLKNKLSAEEVRKASKFSEVDKIPAFKACKKTKKGERVDCFNEEMMKHIQKYFHYPSKAVQESIQGEVWVRFIIDKEGNVKNIKTLGPKNGETLNNVAKNVVYKLPQFSPAKKNGSRVAVKYGFPITFSLEE